The Deinococcus koreensis genome window below encodes:
- the meaB gene encoding methylmalonyl Co-A mutase-associated GTPase MeaB yields MTQPASLEARYRAGDLRALARAVTLAEAGLDAARPLLRAARAMTLNRGAGRAVVLGVTGSPGSGKSTLVDALIARLRARGQRVAVLAVDPSSPYSGGAILGDRIRMLRHHADSGVFVRSLASRGALGGLSARTMGVLALLEGAGQEDAGFDWVILETVGVGQSEVDVAAACDHTLLVLTPAGGDGVQAFKAGIMEIADVIAVNKADLPAADRTVRELMAAQGLGAHDEHTWFAPIRKTVASTGEGVDALIAAVEQHRAHLGEAGLQERREARAEFEVRSLVQERLQRRAREVSTGLYARVASGELDAEAAADELLRG; encoded by the coding sequence ATGACCCAGCCGGCCTCGCTGGAAGCCCGCTACCGCGCCGGCGACCTGCGCGCCCTGGCCCGCGCCGTCACTCTGGCGGAGGCGGGGCTGGACGCCGCCCGGCCGCTGCTGCGCGCCGCGCGTGCCATGACCCTGAACCGGGGGGCCGGGCGCGCCGTGGTGCTGGGCGTGACCGGCAGCCCCGGCAGCGGCAAGAGCACCCTGGTGGACGCCCTGATCGCCCGGCTCCGGGCGCGTGGGCAGCGGGTCGCGGTGCTGGCGGTCGATCCCAGTTCGCCTTACTCGGGCGGCGCCATCCTGGGCGACCGCATCCGGATGCTGCGCCATCACGCCGACTCCGGGGTGTTCGTGCGCTCGCTCGCCAGCCGGGGTGCGCTGGGCGGTCTCTCGGCCCGCACCATGGGTGTGCTGGCGCTGCTGGAGGGGGCCGGCCAGGAGGACGCAGGCTTCGACTGGGTGATCCTCGAAACGGTCGGCGTGGGCCAGTCCGAGGTGGACGTGGCCGCCGCCTGCGACCACACCCTGCTGGTGCTCACCCCGGCCGGCGGCGACGGCGTGCAGGCCTTCAAGGCCGGCATCATGGAGATCGCCGACGTGATCGCCGTCAACAAGGCCGACCTGCCCGCCGCCGACCGCACCGTGCGCGAGCTGATGGCCGCGCAGGGCCTGGGGGCCCACGACGAGCACACCTGGTTCGCGCCCATCCGCAAGACCGTGGCTTCCACGGGCGAGGGCGTGGACGCGCTGATCGCCGCCGTCGAGCAGCATCGCGCCCACCTGGGCGAGGCGGGCCTGCAGGAGCGCCGCGAGGCCCGCGCCGAGTTCGAGGTTCGCTCGCTGGTGCAGGAACGCCTGCAGCGCCGCGCCCGGGAGGTCAGCACGGGGCTGTACGCCCGCGTGGCGAGCGGCGAACTGGACGCCGAGGCCGCCGCCGACGAACTGCTGAGGGGATAG
- a CDS encoding MFS transporter, with protein MQAPLSAAASQSAARHATAIALAVTAGHFINDAYGAMLTPLTPALQSKYGVSIAAVTLLASVYSLTSSVLQPLLGIIGERLDRRYAAALGPLMTGLGLTLMGFVPWFGALVLLVAVAGFGSGFFHPAGAAYVAQHSPPSRRGLWASLFSAGGTGGMALGPVFAGVGLTHLPWFALIGVAVAALTFAVTPPGTQKARRVGLAEYVGIFRGPLVWLWGMAVLRSLASMGYNAMLPFILLGRGYGAREVGITLAVFAVASAVGGIVGGRLSDRYGRTPVLRGAILSTIPFFAALILSSPGDWWFYPLTFLVGAAVNASIPVGVVTAQEYAPGHVAVASSIMMGFSWGFAGLLVFLVGALADATSPTTAALAALALLIPSAVIATRLPEPKRAEFG; from the coding sequence ATGCAGGCCCCCCTCAGCGCGGCAGCCAGCCAGAGCGCCGCCCGTCATGCCACGGCCATCGCGCTGGCGGTCACCGCCGGCCACTTCATCAACGACGCCTACGGCGCCATGCTCACCCCCCTGACCCCCGCGCTGCAGAGCAAATACGGCGTGAGCATCGCCGCCGTGACCCTGCTGGCCTCGGTCTATTCGCTGACCAGTTCGGTCTTGCAGCCCCTGCTGGGGATCATCGGCGAGCGGCTGGATCGGCGCTACGCCGCCGCACTGGGGCCGCTCATGACCGGCCTGGGCCTGACCCTGATGGGCTTCGTGCCCTGGTTCGGCGCCCTGGTGCTGCTGGTCGCGGTGGCGGGCTTCGGCAGCGGGTTCTTCCACCCGGCCGGCGCGGCGTATGTGGCGCAGCACAGTCCGCCCTCCCGGCGCGGCCTGTGGGCCAGCCTCTTCAGCGCGGGCGGTACGGGCGGCATGGCGCTGGGGCCGGTGTTCGCGGGGGTGGGCCTCACGCACCTGCCCTGGTTCGCCCTGATCGGCGTGGCGGTGGCCGCCCTGACCTTCGCCGTCACGCCGCCCGGCACCCAGAAGGCCCGGCGCGTGGGGCTGGCCGAGTACGTGGGCATCTTCCGGGGGCCGCTGGTGTGGCTGTGGGGCATGGCGGTATTGCGGAGCCTCGCCTCCATGGGCTACAACGCCATGCTGCCCTTCATCCTGCTGGGCCGGGGCTACGGGGCGCGCGAGGTCGGCATCACCCTGGCGGTGTTCGCGGTCGCCAGCGCCGTCGGCGGGATCGTCGGGGGCCGCCTGAGCGACCGCTACGGCCGCACGCCCGTGCTGCGCGGCGCCATCCTGAGCACCATCCCCTTCTTCGCCGCGCTGATCCTGAGCAGTCCGGGCGACTGGTGGTTCTACCCGCTGACTTTCCTGGTCGGCGCCGCCGTGAACGCCAGCATCCCGGTGGGCGTGGTCACGGCCCAGGAATACGCGCCGGGGCACGTCGCGGTGGCCAGTTCGATCATGATGGGCTTCTCGTGGGGTTTCGCGGGTTTGCTGGTGTTCCTGGTGGGCGCCCTGGCCGACGCGACTTCCCCGACCACTGCCGCGCTGGCCGCCCTGGCCCTGCTGATCCCCAGCGCCGTGATCGCCACGCGTCTGCCCGAGCCGAAGCGGGCGGAGTTCGGCTGA
- a CDS encoding isoprenylcysteine carboxyl methyltransferase family protein yields MSSRTLAPFLLAFLTLQRLLELRLARANERWARGHGAVEYGQEHYPLFFVLHPAWMVSTLLEGRRSPRPANLAALALFVLAQPLRYWVMGTLGRYWNTRILIVPGGDRVTGGPFRYLKHPNYAVVALELAAAPLAVGAWRTALAFTLLNAGLLLLIRIPAEERALREYARSAR; encoded by the coding sequence ATGTCTTCCCGCACCCTCGCCCCGTTCCTGCTGGCCTTCCTGACGTTGCAGCGGCTGCTGGAGCTGCGGCTGGCCCGCGCCAACGAACGTTGGGCACGCGGGCACGGCGCGGTGGAATACGGCCAGGAGCACTACCCGCTGTTCTTCGTGCTGCACCCGGCCTGGATGGTTTCTACGCTGCTGGAGGGCCGGCGCTCTCCCAGACCGGCCAACCTCGCCGCACTGGCGCTGTTCGTCCTCGCCCAGCCGCTGCGGTACTGGGTGATGGGCACGCTGGGACGGTACTGGAACACCCGCATCCTGATCGTGCCGGGCGGAGACCGCGTGACTGGTGGGCCGTTCCGCTACCTCAAGCATCCGAACTACGCGGTGGTGGCGCTGGAACTGGCCGCCGCGCCGCTGGCGGTGGGCGCGTGGCGAACGGCGCTGGCCTTCACGCTGCTGAACGCTGGACTGCTGCTGCTGATCCGCATTCCCGCCGAGGAGCGCGCCCTGCGGGAGTATGCCCGCAGCGCCAGATAA